A DNA window from Alphaproteobacteria bacterium contains the following coding sequences:
- a CDS encoding SulP family inorganic anion transporter, whose protein sequence is MALIVFAGLRPLRAGDVVRDALAGAKLASMDIPQVLGYARIGGMPVVTGLYTVLLPLVAFAVFGSSRQLVVAADSATAAIFSSSLSRMAEPAGTKYVALVGAVALLTACLLFLARIFKLGFLADFLSRTVLVGFLAGVGLQVGIAMLGDILGVTVNAHGTPAQVWEILQNLRSANAPTLMLSISVVGAILLGRIVMPRFPVSLIAVIATIGASAAFGFAEHGIAVIGPVPGGLPSLSLPSVNWSEVLALLPIAASCFVVIIAQSAATSRVFAARQRTRVDADADILGLAAANAAAAISGAFVVNGSPTQTAMAERSGAQSQVAQLVFAAIALAVLLAFTGPLQYLPRCVLAGIVLTIAVGMIDVTGLRNILRESPGEFQLALATAAAVAAAGVEQGILLAIALSLLRHVRHSYRPHSSVLAPGPGGAWAPAPAIPGIQTEAGLIVYRFGADLFYANVNGFADEVRALVKHAPAPVHWLVVEASAITDIDFSAAETVRDLLEALARGGVDTVFARVSPYLRADMDRHRITPAIGEERIFGNLHEAIDAVRKRSIETRPTS, encoded by the coding sequence ATGGCGCTGATCGTCTTCGCAGGCCTCCGTCCCCTCCGTGCCGGCGATGTCGTGCGCGATGCATTGGCGGGAGCGAAGCTCGCTTCGATGGACATTCCCCAAGTGCTGGGGTATGCGCGCATCGGCGGGATGCCCGTCGTCACTGGCCTCTACACCGTGCTACTGCCGCTCGTCGCGTTTGCTGTCTTCGGTTCGTCGCGCCAGCTTGTCGTCGCCGCCGACTCGGCGACCGCTGCGATCTTTTCAAGCTCGCTGTCTCGCATGGCTGAGCCGGCCGGCACCAAGTATGTCGCCCTCGTCGGCGCCGTGGCACTCTTGACCGCCTGCCTCCTGTTCCTGGCACGGATATTCAAGCTCGGCTTTCTCGCGGATTTCCTGTCAAGAACGGTGCTGGTTGGCTTTCTCGCCGGCGTCGGGCTCCAAGTCGGCATCGCCATGCTCGGCGACATTCTGGGCGTCACCGTTAACGCCCACGGCACGCCCGCTCAAGTGTGGGAGATTCTGCAAAATCTACGGTCGGCCAACGCGCCGACGCTGATGCTCTCGATATCGGTCGTCGGCGCCATCCTGCTCGGGCGTATTGTCATGCCCCGTTTTCCCGTTTCTCTGATCGCGGTGATCGCAACGATTGGGGCGAGTGCTGCCTTCGGTTTCGCGGAACACGGTATCGCCGTCATCGGCCCCGTGCCGGGTGGGTTGCCGTCGCTATCGCTGCCTTCGGTCAACTGGAGCGAGGTGCTAGCACTCTTGCCGATCGCAGCATCGTGCTTTGTGGTGATCATCGCGCAAAGTGCGGCGACCTCGCGCGTGTTTGCGGCCCGTCAGCGCACGAGGGTCGATGCCGATGCGGACATTCTCGGACTTGCCGCCGCGAACGCCGCCGCCGCCATCAGCGGCGCCTTCGTCGTCAATGGCAGCCCGACACAGACAGCGATGGCGGAACGCTCAGGCGCTCAGAGCCAGGTCGCGCAACTCGTGTTCGCGGCCATCGCACTCGCCGTCCTCCTCGCGTTCACCGGACCTCTTCAATACTTGCCGCGCTGCGTGCTGGCGGGAATCGTGCTCACGATCGCGGTCGGCATGATCGACGTGACGGGACTTCGCAACATTCTTCGCGAAAGCCCCGGCGAATTCCAACTCGCACTTGCCACCGCGGCCGCGGTCGCCGCGGCAGGTGTCGAGCAAGGTATTCTGTTGGCGATTGCACTTTCGCTCCTCAGGCACGTTCGGCACAGCTATCGCCCGCATTCGTCGGTACTTGCACCAGGCCCGGGCGGTGCTTGGGCGCCGGCACCCGCAATACCCGGAATCCAGACCGAGGCGGGGTTGATCGTCTATCGTTTTGGCGCAGATTTGTTCTATGCGAACGTCAATGGCTTCGCCGACGAAGTTCGCGCACTCGTCAAGCACGCGCCAGCACCGGTTCACTGGCTTGTCGTCGAGGCGTCCGCCATCACGGACATCGACTTCTCCGCGGCAGAAACGGTGCGCGATCTGCTCGAAGCGCTTGCACGCGGGGGGGTCGATACGGTCTTTGCGCGGGTCAGCCCTTACCTTCGCGCCGACATGGACCGGCACCGGATTACGCCCGCAATCGGCGAAGAGCGCATTTTCGGAAACTTGCACGAGGCTATCGACGCCGTGCGGAAGCGCTCAATCGAGACGAGGCCGACGTCGTGA
- a CDS encoding Gfo/Idh/MocA family oxidoreductase codes for MTKVRVGLIGSGFVAELHMHAYERVYSVATEVVAVASRGDHVVNFAKKHRIARTYRDYRALLSDPEIDVVDICTPPAVHAEMIVEAMRAGKHVVCEKPFTGYFGRSGDKTPIGKHVPKSAMYGRIMEEMEETCAAIRSSGKLFMYAEDWIYAPAVTKTAEILKATKDKILFMKAEESHSGSHAAHAAEWSMTGGGSLIRMGCHPLSTVLYLKQVEARARGESISVTDVSADVGNVSASVPREDRPFINANPVDVEDWGMLTLTFSDGTKSTIFAGDTIMGGVRGVIETYTTGGSLFANITPNNHMMSYLTDEKKLADVYITEKVDRKTGWQFICLEEEWTRGYLQEIQDFMECVATGRQPLADLALAYETMKIHYAGYWSAEEGRRIRL; via the coding sequence ATGACGAAGGTGAGGGTCGGCCTGATCGGAAGCGGCTTCGTCGCGGAATTGCACATGCACGCTTATGAGCGGGTCTATTCGGTCGCGACCGAGGTTGTGGCCGTCGCATCACGGGGTGATCATGTCGTGAATTTCGCGAAAAAACATCGAATCGCTCGGACCTATCGCGACTATCGGGCATTGCTCAGCGACCCGGAGATCGATGTCGTCGATATCTGCACCCCGCCGGCCGTGCACGCCGAAATGATCGTCGAGGCCATGCGGGCAGGAAAGCACGTCGTCTGCGAGAAACCATTCACCGGGTATTTCGGTCGCAGCGGCGACAAGACCCCAATCGGCAAACACGTGCCCAAGTCAGCCATGTACGGCCGGATCATGGAAGAGATGGAGGAGACTTGTGCGGCAATCCGATCGAGCGGCAAACTCTTTATGTACGCCGAGGATTGGATTTACGCGCCGGCCGTAACGAAGACGGCCGAGATTCTCAAGGCGACGAAGGACAAGATCCTCTTCATGAAGGCGGAGGAGAGTCACAGCGGCTCCCACGCCGCCCATGCGGCCGAATGGTCGATGACCGGCGGAGGTTCGCTGATCCGGATGGGCTGCCATCCGCTTTCGACCGTGCTCTATCTGAAGCAGGTCGAGGCTCGGGCGCGAGGCGAGTCGATCTCGGTGACGGATGTAAGTGCGGACGTGGGCAACGTGTCGGCCTCGGTCCCGCGCGAAGATCGGCCGTTCATCAACGCCAATCCCGTCGACGTGGAAGATTGGGGAATGCTCACCCTCACCTTCTCGGACGGAACCAAGAGCACGATCTTCGCGGGCGACACGATCATGGGCGGGGTGCGCGGCGTGATCGAAACCTATACCACCGGCGGATCGCTGTTCGCGAACATCACCCCGAACAATCACATGATGTCCTATCTGACGGACGAGAAAAAACTGGCCGATGTCTACATCACCGAAAAAGTGGATCGCAAAACGGGCTGGCAATTCATTTGCCTCGAGGAGGAATGGACAAGGGGATATCTGCAGGAAATCCAGGATTTCATGGAATGCGTCGCGACCGGTCGACAGCCGCTCGCCGATCTCGCATTGGCCTATGAAACGATGAAAATTCATTATGCGGGCTATTGGTCCGCCGAGGAGGGCCGACGCATCCGTCTTTGA